The Zeugodacus cucurbitae isolate PBARC_wt_2022May chromosome 4, idZeuCucr1.2, whole genome shotgun sequence genome includes the window GTCAGCTTTGGCCTTTTGATCGTCCTAGAGAAACTAAATGTAATTAGTACActgcttttatttaattaatgcgCACTTTGTACAATTAaggtgattttttaaatatattttcttcggTATAATCTttaagaatataatttaataagtcTTAAACcgtatttttaatgtaattaatttgttttcaagGTCTACCTTGAACTTTTGAATCATTCCATTGATCTCATCATGTAGTTTTTGGGTTTCGGGATCAATTTTTggcattttgaattaattaatatttttaaatttctttactattttttatttattattattgtttttattttttactatatttattacaattttcaaattgtttacaCTTAACGCTCTTTACCGACCGCCAACACCGTTTCAAAGTCAACGTCTGCCTGCCAACTGTTCTgcgaaaactttttgaaaattttcactgTTCTGAAAATGCGCcgttatagaaaataaaaacattaatgcAATTAACTAATTGGATTGCAATTTTAGTGGGAAATAATAGGCGAGAGTGCATGCGCAAACAGAAATCCAAAGGTACTTTTCTCGTGACCATCAACGCCGAGTAGAATAAACAATATCAGCAATGCTCTTATGCATGTATTTTACTTAATACCTGTGGAAAACTTATTTAAcggtaattattattatgtctGATGACATTATAGAAAAATACAGGTAATGTATTATAGCGTCGTAGGATTTTCCCGTTGGGGAAGACTGTTTTTTAAAGAGAGACTTCGAAAATGTACTTCTAATGAAATCgttatttaaaatacttaaagTATTGATTaggtttcaattaatttaagaagaaaatttcatttgtttctatATTGGTAATAAATTTATGGCATAATGTGATGATAATGAACACAACCACTTTATCATAAGAACTATTAAAACTTATTAAAGACACTGAACAATAACTGTTCCAACGTAGTTGCTTATATGTACCAAGAACTTATCCGGATTATCAATTATCAAATTCATTAacgcaaatattatatatctaattaaataaaatcttttaaaacatatataagagataaattatttaaaattaattttattaaatattacataaccacattttcaacaataaattatttatacgcTTTACACTCGGCATTTCAAATCACCCTAATATCAATTTCCTATgcaatatttctcaaaattaataAGTGGCAGCATTAACTACCCTTATATTTGACAGTTCATTGAAACAGTCGTTTTTGACATTTCGTTTTATTATTCCACcgaaagtggaaaattgttttccTAAATTTTTTTGCCTGACTATTTaagccaaaaataatatttaacattatAAAGCAATAGCTAAAgtagtttaatattattaagtaGAAACAATATGCAGTAAATAAAAACGAATCATTAACATATAAGCGTTTAAAGATGGAAACACTTACAATGACTGAAACAGGTAGCACTACAACAATGCATATGCACGTCCATCAGGATGGACCAATTCCAACACTAGAGGAGCAAGCAAATCAATTGCAtctacagcagcagcagcaattagTAACCCTCGGTAACATGGGGAATATCAATCATGGTTTACACGAAGATATTGTTTCAATACCCAAAGAGGTTATGCTCATATCGCTGGTATCGCAAGAGCAGGCGCTTTATAATCCCAAACATGAATACTATCGTAATACACATCGTAAAGATGCCAAATGGTTGGAAATTTCAGATACTGTTGGTTGGACTGGTAAGTAGGAGTAAAGTAATGGATGTGGCACttggtaataataataaaatcaacatttagagGCGCAATGCAAATCGAAGTGGAAAGCTATGCGTGACCAATATTGTCGTGAGCTAAAACGCAGCAAATTCAACACCAAAGCCAATgtcaaatggaaatattttaaggAGTTGGAATTTTTACGTCCATTTGCTTTGTCGAGGAAGTgagtatttatgtttttgtttgtttatcacattcttcttcttatcttttatacaaattaaaatacttacatatgtataagtgaaAATAACTGTAACTAAATtagtgttataaaaatattagaagtaCACGTTTAACGCacataattttgcaaaattagCTATCGACCGCGTGccacaaataaaaacgaaaattctaCTGCATCGAATGGAAAAAATACTTGCCACAAGCTACCAAgtattaaaatggaaaatggacaatTTACTACATGCGATTTTAGCGCGGACAGTAATGTGCTGGATGCAGACGATAAACTTGACACCACAACTACACGTCTGCTAACCTCATTAAGCGATGAGCAGCTAAACTCAGTGATGCAGCAACATAGTAGCAGCTGGAATTATCTcaccacaacaacgacaacgaccACAAGCGGAGTGCACACCCTACAGGGCAATGAGCACAGCCCTAATGAACTGGACGATACCAATTTATTACAACATTCACAACAGCACTCGGAGGCTGATGATATGCTGTGTGCTTTGGTAGAAAGTGTACCAAGTGCTGCGCAATTGCAACAGACGCAATCACACAATGAAGAAGAAGACGACGATCCCATACACACTTTCCTCAATATGGAAAGTTTCTTTGAAAAAGACCTCATTAGCATGATACAACAGGAAGAtatcatatataataattttcatccGAATTATCGTAATGCCAAATTGAAACTGGAAGTTTGGGATGAAATTGCACGCAAACTAAAGAAGCCAGGTtagttagttaaattttaatattgttgcaattatatttatacatgtgtatatgtatgaatgtgatttaatttaaagttggaCGCTGTCGTTTGAAATGGAAGGCGCTGCGTGATCAATATATCAGAGAACATAAACGACTGAAAGATCGCGAAAATTCCGAGTCGTTGCCGCGTTGGAAGCACTATGATGCGCTTACTTTTCTGCAAAAGTTTATAAAGCATAAAACGAGGTAAGTTGTGTTAGCTTAAGAGGTATTCTAACTAAAcacttctataaaatatttcttgcaGCGAAAGTGATTCCAAAAATGTAGTACAACTGCCTAAAACTGAATTAGACACTGATATCGATGAGCAAATGATCGATAGCCCGCCATTGGCTTCACCCATAGAGGTAGTACAACACGATTTGGAACAGCAGGCATTGCCCACACTAACGGGTCCACACTCACAACACGAGTTGCATTcaacaacacatgacatttgCGTTGTTAGTGGTAGCAGCGTAAGCGGTTACGATGAGATGGATATCGATCACTACATTATTGGGCATGCAAGCGATGCAGGCGCCAATGACGACGGTATAGGCATGGATGCTCACGATGACGAGGAAGACCGGAAACCGCATCAGCATTTCGCTGAGTTCGCGACAAGTTCCGCAAGTAACATGACTGCCAATAACAATTCAAATCAGCAGGATAACGGTAATGATGTTAAACCGGAGGAGCACGAATTCAAAGATATCAAAGAGAGTAATATGATGACACAGCAAGCTGTTGTATCATTGCAAAATCAactacaactgcaacaacaacaacagcagcagcagcaagagtTATCACCACAGTCGCATCATCAGCCACATCCTCAAATGCTGCTAACTCCACAACATCAACAGCCACCATTATTGAAGCTAACATCACAGACCACAACGCATCTCCATCAGCCACCACCAAATTTGCTCAGTTTAGATGTTGGTGGCGAGCCAAACACTGCCACACTCAACACAAGCGACAAAACTATCTTGCAACTGCAAAACCAACAGCAGCCACAGTCacagccacagcaacaacaacaacagcatgatTTTAGCAATGATatgaaacagcaacaacaacagtgccaACAAACGCTTACAAGTGGTTTAGTGCATAGTGTTAGTCCAAATTTGccttccaacaacaacaagtgtacaAATGTTTTGAGTGGCATGGCAATTTTAAACTCAAGTGGTTCCTCGCTCAGCATGGAGGCGCTCAATTTACAGTCTTTGACGCATATTTCGCATATAAGTtcgacgccaacaacaacagcaaccaccaCCACCGCAATGCATGCCGTGCCCACGCCCGTCACTGCCGCCTCTATGCCAACAGCCGATCAACATCAAAGAACGACAACCGACAATGTTGGAGACGATGAGGTTGGCGCTTTCTTCAAAGCGGTCGCAATGAAAATACGCAATGCGAATATGTCGCCGGTGGCTTTCACTGATCTGCAAATCGATATTCTGCGTGTTATAAACGGCACATTGCGCCACAATTAGTGCAAAGATTTTACAGTTCATCacgttttgttttcaattaagtATATTAAGCGCTTGGTCCTTTATTCTAAATTCTTAACAATTACTCTAGGCacttttattagaaattttacccatattttaaatattttactaagtTTAATCTCTCGCGGTCTTAAGAACAAGAtctctctgttgttgttgtgtaattaGTTTATGTTTAGCGCTTCAGCATGCCTTGAAGTCTAATTAAATCGTAACTAGGCaagaaaatcattatttaaaattcttaattgcAAGCGCGCATATTCGAGCTGTGTcgagatttattaaaaaatcagttttcttaacttaaatctattttaaattaactaaacttctttcataatttttattgctcACCAATTGAGTTTATGAAAATGGCTTCAATTGTGCCAAAGTAGTTTATTTgttctaattaaaattaatttaacctTAAACGTGAGCGAAACAtgcaaaaatgtcaaaaaaaatggctattttaaattgtttatatatatatgtatgtaaacatagtgTCAATATTGTTTCTATATTAAATGTACAGtttttgaaatgcaaaaaaaaacataaaatttgatttgtatTGTGCACATTAGTATAAGACTAATTTTGAACGAGACCTTTATACAAATTTGCGCatctagaaaatatatatgcttttatgcatataaacacataaatatacatatataaattatttgtaaataaacattttagctAAACCAACATTTCTTCTTcgttttaatattaaagtttGTACTTTGCATGAAAAGgtttttacaaaaaagtaaactCAAATCTAAGAACTTTAGCTTCTTCTTGAGCTCTTCAGaggatatgcaaaaaataaagattagttaaaaattttattctaataaataaCAACTATTagaacttaattaaatttatcgcTGACCTATAAGTAAAAATTCATAACTAAATTTTCAATAGAACGCCATTTTTAATACCTTTTGCTTTGCCTACCGAATGCATCTCTGATCATAGTTTCCATTCAGTTCGATACTCTTGACACAGCGATGCACCATTTTCTTTAGGCTGTCTGAATAATACTGGCGGTATGCGTGGCTGCGTAAACCTGGTGCGACTCAACCATTAGCTTGGGACCAGATTTGGAGAATATGTTAGATAGGCAGTTGTTCGGAATTTAATTCAACCAATTTGGCCATGGTTCCTGCGTGTTGTTATGTAAGAAAAGCACTTTCATCAATCGAGTCAAACTACTGTCCTCACAAACGCAGCACCCATCACGGCAACAATTTtctcaatattaatatttcatgttTGTTTTACTTGCGCACCTACAATCGACGGTCCGTCGATAAGAGATCGTGGACTTTTAGAGCGTTACACTCCGTGCTAGCCATTTTCGATGCATCTGAGCGAGGACCATCAAACCTCGAAATGCGATGATACTAAAACTCGTGAACTCATGAAGAAAGAAGTGGTCCATATATACCGACCAATGGATATTGCTCTTTTTGCATTCTTCTAAAATTTACAAACACTTCTACGTCCTGACGcgattaatacaaatatacgAGTCCGATTAGACTGAAATGACAGTGATTTACTAGAATGTATTACATGATAGTAAATTTCTTTTGCGTTAGTGGCGCCATCGGGATGTCAGTTTAAGTACTTATCGGGATACCTCGTATAGACATACACCgcgcgtcatcaggatagcgcctCCCCAGGCACGATTGGTTGATACCAGATATTTTCCATAGTATTTGGGTTAGagctacaatatttattttctaacatACTTGATTTAATTTgcctcaaaataaatttaaatgaattaaaaaccaaaacagtacaaaaattgcgtcatcaggatagcgcaCCCTACGCTAACTCAATTGTTTCCgtttatttcatatgaaaagttaaatttaacatttttcatttataattcgaatatttttaacttaaattagtAATGGGCGGTGCaacatttgttaataaaaacttcataaatattattggGAAGAGAactctataattttttaataaaatctagtGTAATGATTGATCAAACAATTCTTATGTCGTTGACTAGTTCCGTTTTGGTGATATATTGCTTACCACTCTCATAGTACACCTTTATAACCAACCATTCCCAGACGTTATCTATAATATTCAGGTCTGGGGAGAATGGCGGCTACTCCAGTACACCGACATTACGGCTTTGTATCCATGTTTTTCAGACCGGACAAcaatatttaacaagtaaggaagggctatgttcgggtgtaaccgaacattttatactctcgcaatttatttatttaactttatttatattatataataaacaatttgacccacatattcgcaatatatattgtataaactcaattgaaagttggaaaccataatattaggttagaagcaccgaggtcctcgtgttcgatatttggggccttaaaaacctatggtccgatttcggcgatttttagaatggggctgccacactataaacatagtatttgtgcaaagttctgcaccgatatcttcactagtacttactttatatattgtaaagtaaacgattcagatcgtcttcaaagttctggtatataggaagtaggcgtggttgtgaaccgatttggcctattttcacgacatatcattgggatgtaaggaaactattacaaaccaagtttcattgaaatcggtcgagtagttcctgagatatggtttttgacccataagtgggcgacgccacgtccattttccattttgtaaaaaaatctgagtgcagcttccatctgtcattttttatgtgaaatttagtgtttctaacgtttttcgttagtgagttaacccacttttagtaattttcaacctaacctttgtatgggaggtgggcgtggttattatccgatttctttgatttgctgtattaagaagtggctaaaaaaattactgcagaaagtttggtttatatagccctattggtttccgagatatgtacaaaaacctatttgggggcggggccacgcccacatccccaaaaaaattacattcaaatatgcccctccatagctttacttatggcttagttagggcactttatgtgttttcggttttcgccattttgtgggcgtggcagtggtccgattttgctcattttcgagagcaaccttcctatggtgccaagaaataagtgtgccaagtttcattaagatatcttaatttttcctcaagttacagcttgcccagacggacggactgacggacggacagacagacattcggatttgaactccactcttcaccctgatcactttggtatatataaccctatatctaactcgtttagttttgggtgttacaaacaaccgttttgtgaacaaaactataatactctctagcaactttgttgcgagagtataaaaaaacggGAAATACACTTTTTCGAAATCGgttacatttatttgcattcttATTTAAAAGTTGCAATTTATGGGTATCATAATATGATATGGCTCTCTACACCGTTACACCTGTGACCTTAATGAGACCAACTTCCCACTTTTTCCgcaatattatgaaaaaacagTCCACATTCATGAACAGTTTCGATTTTTCCTCCACAGATTAAACAATTGATCTTcccaaattttacaaaaatttgagGAAAACTAATCAATTAAGTACCTAAAAAAATTTGGTGATTGTGGTTTCCAAATTATGCGAAATAATTAACATTGCATTTGGGGGCGCTATCCTgatgttgcaaatttttgtactgttttggtttttaattcattaaaattttataaacaatcGTTTTGTGACCCTTATTTTGAGGCAAATTGTTTCAAGTATGTTAGAAAAAAGTATGTAGCTCTAACCCAAATACTATGGACAATATTTGGTATCAACCAAGCATGCTTGTggggcgctatcctgatgacgcgcGGCGTATATCGACAATACAATCAAATTAAATCCAAATCCtaatccaaatatatacatagatgatGTAAAAATGAGATACTCATTATGAGAgtgataaaaaagaaaattttgtggTTAAATATAATGGTGGTAGCAGTCATGCCAGCTGATATAATTTGGCTGCGATTGTGACAGTTCCGCAACAATCTGCCTCGATTTTACCGTATAGTGTAATGAACGCCATTTTCTTAAAACTACATCTTTTAAAAGTGGCAACTATGATATTCGAAACTTTTGACTGCTATTTAACTATACTTTATACAAAACTGTGTGTTTCTCATTATTTAAACTGTTTTATAAACTATTTGCTGcctatattttctataaaaattgcaaatccTATAGCATGTGTAATTTAACAGCAAGTCTTATCtagatttaaaatgttttttcatttcgtttcaaTATCATGCGTTTCTAGAATAATTGTCTGTCGAGGTCCGCTTAAAAACGGTGAATGCGAAGATTGACCGAGTAGCcgtaattttttatcaaaaatcaaaatgtcaataaattgttttacaccagtggcgaacgcaggaaaaaaatttggggggggggggtgtttaggtaaaaagacaatgtttcattattttattcacaaattgaagtctaatcttcttttattttgggccataacatttaaaatctcttcctccgtcacgtctatatttctatggatattcaagagagccattccgttcaggcgtgcttctccagttttatttcttaaatatgttttaaacctgcgaagtgaggaaaacgagcgttcacttgaagcgacagatatagggattgttgctccaatctttaaaaaacgatgcactgttttgaaaatttttgcatcgcaaccattcaacgcgtctaaaaaagttttggatctctttgtttgatttaaccagttcctcaaaatatattcaaaattttagttagaaaatataatctgaagaaaagagttttaaccttttccacattctaaattcagcaacgaaatcatcgggatcttctacatcagcggaccattgcttttctaaaacacgaacagtctcctgcatctcaataacgtcaagatttatgcatttatttggcaaaatgttttcaattttggaaagcagctctggatattttaaaaatcgttcattgatttggttcaaaaaaatgatctaaaaacggtatataaattgatctgcggtaatattcttccggttcgCCTTCATAATTGTCGCGATTAGTTTGCCGTTTCGCCAAACGCGGAATTTTGATTGGATTGCAGTCAACAAAGCATGTGGCTTTGATAAATcgctttttaaattttcactatcaagctcttaaaaacgCTGTACAGATCAATGGGAATAAATCGTTAAATAAAGAAAGAGATTCTAAATGCTCCACCCAACGTGTTTCGCAGAATTTATGTAACCTCACTTGCTACAAGAATAAGATTTTTGAGCAGTGTGACTGCTTTAGTTGACATCCGAAAAAGATTTACGGTCTCTTTCATGGAACTAATACAATTTcttatagataaatatatgttgccaagcaaaaaaagtatcaaaagcacaaccgttgttttaaaaattttcatttgaaaaacaaataataagtttttatactctagcaacaaatgttgctaaagagagtattatagttttgttcacgtaacggttgtttgtaacacccaaaactaaacgagttagatatagggttatatataccaaagtgatcagggtgaagagtggagttcaaatccgaatgtctgtctgtccgtccgtccgtccgtctgtgcaagctgtaacttgagtaaaaattaagatatcttcataaaacttggcacacttatttcttggcaccataggaaggttgagcaaaatcggaccactgccacgcccacaaaatggcgaaaaccgcaaacacataaagtgccataactaagccataaataaagctatggaaatagaatttggtatgaaggatcgcactatgagggggcatatttggatgtaatttttttggggaagagggcgtagccccgccccctactaactttttttacatatctcgcaaactaatagagctatataaaccaaactttctgcagtcgtttttttagccacttcctaatacagtccaaaaatgaaagaaatcggataataaccacgcccacctcccatacaaaggttaggttgaaaattactaaaagtgggttaactcactaacgaaaaacgtcagaaacactaaatttcacataagaaatggcagatggaagctgcactcagatttttttacaaaatggaaaatgggcgtggcgtcgcccacttatgggtcaaaaaccatatctcagaaactactcgaccgatttcaatgaaacttggtttgtaatagtttccagaactttgaagacgatctgagtcgtttactttacaatatataaagtaagcactagtgaagatatcggtgtagaactttgcacaaatactatgttaatagtgtggcagccccattctaaaaatcgccgaaatcggaccataggttataaggccccatatatcgaacacgaggacctcggtgcttctaacccaatattatggtttccaactttcaatggactttatacaatatatatgacgaatatgtgggtcaaattgtgtattatataatataaataaagttaaaaaataaattgcgagagtataaaatgttcggttacacccgaacttagcccttccttacttgttattcttattttttctttatttctttttatttttatttttttgccatttttactttctaaaccatcataaatgttcggttacacccgaacttaacccttccttacttgtttctcgttgttttttttttaaatatagacatttcagttaagacactcaagtatttttttgcaaatagcataatttttttgatttaaatttatttcacaacagtttgctcatggaacgacaactgagtcataataaatgagtttttatttttcctgtattatgagtaacaataaattctaaaaaaataatagaaaccttattggtgacttttcagttcagaactaattttcaaaagaagtccattttcgactcacaattccccttaaatctaaaaaaatccagttcagcagccacagagttataaggcaaagtccagtttatatttttctgggttttttaattggcctacattcccacaactttttaatactatccagatacaataggtttgtttttagtttaacattttcatagtttcaaaaaat containing:
- the Adf1_46 gene encoding uncharacterized protein Adf1_46, translating into METLTMTETGSTTTMHMHVHQDGPIPTLEEQANQLHLQQQQQLVTLGNMGNINHGLHEDIVSIPKEVMLISLVSQEQALYNPKHEYYRNTHRKDAKWLEISDTVGWTEAQCKSKWKAMRDQYCRELKRSKFNTKANVKWKYFKELEFLRPFALSRNYRPRATNKNENSTASNGKNTCHKLPSIKMENGQFTTCDFSADSNVLDADDKLDTTTTRLLTSLSDEQLNSVMQQHSSSWNYLTTTTTTTTSGVHTLQGNEHSPNELDDTNLLQHSQQHSEADDMLCALVESVPSAAQLQQTQSHNEEEDDDPIHTFLNMESFFEKDLISMIQQEDIIYNNFHPNYRNAKLKLEVWDEIARKLKKPVGRCRLKWKALRDQYIREHKRLKDRENSESLPRWKHYDALTFLQKFIKHKTSESDSKNVVQLPKTELDTDIDEQMIDSPPLASPIEVVQHDLEQQALPTLTGPHSQHELHSTTHDICVVSGSSVSGYDEMDIDHYIIGHASDAGANDDGIGMDAHDDEEDRKPHQHFAEFATSSASNMTANNNSNQQDNGNDVKPEEHEFKDIKESNMMTQQAVVSLQNQLQLQQQQQQQQQELSPQSHHQPHPQMLLTPQHQQPPLLKLTSQTTTHLHQPPPNLLSLDVGGEPNTATLNTSDKTILQLQNQQQPQSQPQQQQQQHDFSNDMKQQQQQCQQTLTSGLVHSVSPNLPSNNNKCTNVLSGMAILNSSGSSLSMEALNLQSLTHISHISSTPTTTATTTTAMHAVPTPVTAASMPTADQHQRTTTDNVGDDEVGAFFKAVAMKIRNANMSPVAFTDLQIDILRVINGTLRHN